From the genome of Scytonema hofmannii PCC 7110, one region includes:
- a CDS encoding RuBisCO accumulation factor 1: MTDLPPNVQEPNNNDVALELLRKLRQKQGNWVEWGIAIAQLQKLGYNPQEIFEATGFEPIQQNQVTVGAQVYNSIEKANAPAEVRSHYSTRGSDILYEFRLLTQEERIAAAELAFQNKIDVDGAKEIAKAIKEFSRFRIPPEGFENHPGDAVAYQSWKLARQNSDLQERSRLIAKGLRFAYSQTARRQIEQLLTDFTVVPNRPAPSLPFYRLESEADLPRVIPVVGELPLTQKDLQVVPVIEEIEPFRIVKFAGEQAWVPLPGWQVLLSAEDPVVILCESGKFPNQIQNPTEPVLVVVDRAQREWDSNSYFVVDNSGELDFQWFETSPEVPLLGKVIVIVKPRRILDENVTKDSWQIDE, translated from the coding sequence ATGACTGACTTACCACCCAATGTTCAAGAGCCAAATAACAACGATGTCGCACTAGAGTTGCTGAGAAAACTCAGACAAAAGCAAGGCAACTGGGTGGAATGGGGAATTGCGATCGCCCAACTGCAAAAACTAGGCTACAATCCCCAAGAAATTTTTGAAGCAACTGGATTTGAGCCGATACAACAAAATCAGGTCACTGTTGGCGCACAAGTTTACAATTCTATAGAAAAAGCAAATGCACCGGCAGAAGTGCGATCGCATTACTCCACCAGAGGTAGCGATATTTTGTATGAATTTCGCCTGCTAACGCAAGAAGAAAGGATTGCGGCTGCCGAACTCGCCTTCCAAAATAAAATTGACGTTGATGGGGCAAAAGAAATCGCCAAGGCAATCAAAGAGTTTTCCCGCTTTCGTATCCCACCAGAGGGGTTTGAGAATCATCCCGGCGATGCTGTTGCCTATCAATCTTGGAAGTTAGCCCGTCAAAACTCAGACTTACAAGAACGTTCCCGCCTGATTGCAAAAGGTTTGCGCTTTGCTTACTCGCAAACAGCAAGGAGACAAATCGAACAATTACTCACTGATTTTACCGTCGTTCCCAATCGCCCTGCCCCTTCTCTGCCTTTTTATCGCTTGGAATCAGAAGCGGACTTACCCCGTGTTATACCAGTAGTTGGTGAGTTACCACTGACACAAAAAGATCTGCAAGTCGTACCCGTAATTGAAGAGATAGAACCATTTCGCATCGTCAAGTTTGCCGGAGAGCAAGCTTGGGTTCCTTTACCTGGTTGGCAAGTACTGCTAAGTGCAGAAGACCCGGTGGTTATATTGTGTGAGAGTGGTAAATTTCCAAACCAGATACAAAATCCAACAGAACCAGTATTAGTGGTTGTAGATCGCGCTCAACGAGAATGGGACTCTAACAGTTATTTTGTAGTAGACAACTCTGGAGAGTTGGATTTTCAGTGGTTTGAAACATCCCCAGAAGTCCCTCTTCTAGGAAAAGTCATTGTGATCGTAAAACCTAGGAGAATTTTAGATGAAAATGTAACCAAAGATTCTTGGCAAATTGATGAATAA
- a CDS encoding Spy/CpxP family protein refolding chaperone, with amino-acid sequence MKPQLISILIVTSILAIAFGEAKILAQTSNELGTLKVKPHVQAVSQREPFPNIKDVNLTDEQKKQIWQIRQEILPQVSKLIPQPQLTEEQKNQLQSGQPVQITLQGPTPEQKAKLQELMQLYMQKIEAVLTSEQRQKFRENEKDLVLFEQRVNW; translated from the coding sequence ATGAAACCTCAACTCATATCGATACTGATTGTTACATCAATTTTGGCGATCGCATTTGGAGAGGCAAAAATCCTTGCTCAAACTTCTAACGAATTGGGAACGCTGAAAGTTAAACCTCACGTTCAAGCCGTTTCACAAAGAGAACCTTTTCCTAACATCAAAGATGTTAACCTTACTGATGAACAAAAAAAGCAAATTTGGCAAATTCGGCAAGAAATATTGCCCCAAGTTTCAAAACTGATACCTCAGCCACAATTAACAGAAGAACAAAAAAATCAACTCCAATCCGGTCAACCCGTACAAATCACTTTGCAAGGGCCAACGCCCGAACAAAAAGCTAAATTGCAAGAACTTATGCAGTTGTATATGCAAAAAATAGAAGCAGTTCTTACTTCCGAGCAAAGGCAAAAGTTTCGTGAGAATGAGAAAGATTTAGTTTTGTTTGAACAACGTGTCAATTGGTAG
- a CDS encoding type II toxin-antitoxin system VapC family toxin yields the protein MIVLDTNVLSELIKPQGSTIVRNWASQQPVTSLFTTTITQAEILYGIAILPEGKRKYQLYQAATLMFAEDFAGRVLAFDESAAVAFANISAQRRLSGMPISQADAQIAAICYSHNAAIATRNVVDFANCGIFIINPWEEKFS from the coding sequence ATGATTGTTCTTGATACTAATGTATTGTCAGAGTTAATCAAACCCCAAGGCTCTACAATAGTCCGCAACTGGGCATCTCAACAACCTGTAACAAGTTTGTTTACTACAACAATTACACAAGCTGAAATACTTTATGGCATCGCCATACTACCAGAAGGAAAGCGTAAATATCAACTTTACCAAGCTGCTACTTTAATGTTTGCAGAAGACTTCGCAGGACGTGTTCTTGCATTTGATGAATCTGCTGCTGTCGCTTTTGCTAATATTTCAGCCCAAAGACGACTCAGTGGAATGCCCATATCTCAAGCTGATGCCCAAATTGCTGCTATTTGTTACTCTCATAACGCTGCCATAGCAACTCGTAATGTTGTTGACTTTGCCAACTGTGGAATTTTTATTATTAATCCTTGGGAAGAGAAATTTTCATAG
- a CDS encoding response regulator, whose amino-acid sequence MNNPLPELDKIRRQLVNVESRKKAKMLVVDDEPDNLDLLYRTFRRDFQVLKADSGVNALQVLASEGEVAVIISDQRMPEMKGTEFLSKTVPQFPDTVRIILTGFTDIEDLVEAINAGQVYKYITKPWDPVELKAVVQRAVETYELLKQRTEELRRANAQMGLLAVLVQVTQQAANLEATLDPIAKAFGESFSADGCILQLVKGNALVAKQGTYSVGGTVENWLAQDPLTTEAIANQQLQVSVNVPNDQKLAGVSHYQSNSIQAHLIVPITFREEVLAVLSLQWKQPCSLREDELKLIHLSAQLAAIALTSTRYYQPTK is encoded by the coding sequence ATGAATAATCCCCTTCCTGAATTAGATAAAATCCGCCGTCAACTTGTGAATGTAGAAAGCCGTAAAAAAGCAAAAATGCTGGTTGTTGATGACGAGCCAGATAATCTTGATTTATTATACCGCACCTTCCGCCGAGACTTCCAAGTCCTTAAAGCAGACAGTGGCGTGAATGCGCTGCAAGTGTTGGCATCTGAAGGAGAAGTTGCAGTTATTATCTCCGACCAGAGGATGCCAGAAATGAAAGGAACAGAGTTTCTCAGCAAGACTGTTCCTCAATTTCCCGATACAGTCAGAATTATTCTGACAGGCTTTACTGATATTGAAGATTTAGTAGAGGCAATCAACGCTGGACAAGTCTACAAGTATATTACCAAGCCCTGGGACCCCGTTGAACTGAAAGCGGTGGTACAGCGAGCAGTAGAAACCTATGAATTGCTGAAGCAACGTACCGAAGAATTGAGACGTGCTAATGCTCAAATGGGGTTACTGGCTGTTCTTGTACAAGTGACGCAACAAGCTGCTAACCTAGAAGCAACGCTTGACCCTATTGCCAAAGCATTTGGCGAAAGTTTTTCCGCAGATGGGTGTATTTTGCAACTTGTAAAGGGCAATGCTTTGGTTGCAAAGCAAGGGACTTACAGTGTTGGAGGAACTGTTGAAAATTGGCTCGCTCAAGACCCGCTCACAACGGAAGCCATTGCCAATCAGCAATTGCAAGTTTCAGTAAATGTACCCAACGATCAAAAGCTAGCTGGTGTTTCTCACTATCAGTCTAACAGCATCCAAGCACACTTGATTGTTCCCATCACCTTCCGCGAAGAAGTTTTGGCAGTGCTGTCCCTACAGTGGAAACAACCTTGCTCTTTACGTGAAGATGAACTGAAACTTATTCATCTATCAGCACAATTGGCTGCGATCGCACTTACGAGTACTCGTTACTATCAGCCAACTAAGTAA
- a CDS encoding DNA cytosine methyltransferase has translation MRIVFQCEIDPFCQQILKRHWPHVPFHDDITTLNSTIIPTSELWCAGWPCQDISTANTDRKGLSGERSGLFFTFMALVREVQPTWLVMENVPGLLSAEEGNALETVINTLEENGYLGGWVSCNAVHAGLPHNRDRVFFIASFRSERAYHFFTNSSELSWDTSTRESSRKKARSNFRQSAFGNPPLVVQRRGGFGYTLAQSICPTLRAQTGGHQGGHSDRPILCGEKLDLDRMGEADGVSPRLDGRRGRLLGNAIVPSISEWIGKRILDIEKNES, from the coding sequence ATGCGTATTGTTTTTCAATGTGAAATAGATCCTTTCTGTCAACAAATACTCAAGCGCCACTGGCCACACGTACCTTTTCATGACGACATCACGACCCTCAATTCAACAATTATCCCTACCTCTGAACTTTGGTGTGCGGGATGGCCATGCCAAGACATCAGTACTGCCAATACAGACCGAAAAGGACTCTCTGGCGAGCGAAGCGGTCTTTTCTTCACGTTTATGGCATTGGTTAGAGAAGTTCAGCCAACTTGGCTGGTCATGGAAAATGTACCCGGTTTGCTCTCAGCAGAAGAAGGAAACGCACTTGAGACAGTTATCAACACGTTGGAAGAGAATGGGTATTTGGGGGGATGGGTATCGTGCAACGCTGTGCATGCGGGCTTACCCCACAACCGCGACAGAGTATTCTTTATCGCAAGTTTTAGATCGGAACGTGCCTATCACTTCTTTACTAACAGCAGCGAATTGTCTTGGGATACTTCGACGAGAGAATCGAGCCGGAAGAAAGCTAGATCCAATTTTCGTCAAAGCGCTTTCGGAAACCCTCCGCTTGTGGTACAACGTCGCGGTGGCTTTGGGTATACCTTGGCACAAAGCATCTGCCCCACGCTACGCGCCCAAACTGGAGGACATCAAGGAGGTCATTCAGACCGACCAATACTGTGTGGCGAGAAACTTGACTTGGACAGAATGGGAGAGGCTGATGGGGTTTCCCCCAGGTTGGACGGTCGTCGAGGGAGACTCCTTGGTAACGCCATCGTCCCAAGCATTAGTGAATGGATCGGAAAGCGAATTTTAGATATTGAGAAAAACGAATCGTAG
- a CDS encoding YcjF family protein, protein MTEQSDTDLPSTDSQPSSEPTPEKNLKSGETSLTNSAAAIWNQATTRFLKLLPVDQLAQTLVKWFSVSESQVAEILERVRAELPTTEALLIGKPQAGKSSIVRGLTGVSAEIVGQGFRPHTQHTERYAYPSNDLPLLIFTDTVGLGDVSQETEAIVQELLGDLQQQNHRARSLILTVKINDFATDTMRDIARELRQKHPEIPCLLAVTCLHEVYPPDTEDHPGYPPEYEEVNRPFTAIQEAFAGLYDRAVLIDFTLEEDGYTPVFYGLEAFRDTLADLLPEAEARAIHQLLDEDTGKEIGNIYRDTGRRYILVFSVMTAAIAVVPLPFATLPVLTALQVSMVGLLGKLYGQTLSPSQAGGIVSTIASGFLARAIGRELIKFIPGFGSVIAASWAAAYTWALGEGACVYFGDLMGGKKPDPQKIQSVMQQAFQEAKDRFKAK, encoded by the coding sequence ATGACTGAGCAAAGCGATACTGACTTGCCATCTACTGATTCTCAACCATCCAGTGAGCCGACTCCAGAGAAGAATCTCAAATCAGGTGAAACTTCACTGACAAATTCTGCTGCTGCTATCTGGAATCAAGCAACAACGCGTTTTCTGAAACTTCTACCTGTAGACCAACTGGCTCAGACATTGGTTAAATGGTTTAGTGTCAGTGAAAGTCAAGTCGCGGAAATTTTAGAGAGAGTTCGAGCAGAACTACCCACAACTGAAGCTTTATTGATAGGGAAACCCCAAGCGGGGAAAAGTTCAATTGTGCGGGGATTGACAGGAGTTTCTGCGGAAATTGTTGGTCAGGGATTTCGCCCTCACACACAACACACCGAACGTTACGCTTATCCTTCTAACGATCTGCCATTGCTAATTTTTACAGATACTGTGGGACTTGGAGATGTAAGTCAGGAGACTGAGGCGATCGTTCAGGAACTGCTTGGGGATTTGCAACAGCAGAATCATCGTGCAAGATCTCTGATTCTAACAGTGAAAATTAATGATTTCGCAACGGATACGATGCGCGACATTGCTCGGGAACTGCGTCAAAAGCATCCAGAAATTCCCTGTTTGCTAGCGGTAACCTGCTTGCATGAAGTTTATCCTCCCGATACGGAGGATCATCCGGGGTATCCACCGGAGTACGAAGAGGTTAATAGACCATTTACCGCCATACAAGAAGCTTTTGCAGGGTTGTACGATCGCGCTGTCTTGATTGATTTTACTTTGGAAGAAGATGGTTACACGCCAGTCTTCTACGGTTTGGAAGCTTTCAGGGATACACTTGCAGACTTGCTTCCAGAAGCAGAAGCCCGTGCAATCCATCAGTTATTAGATGAGGACACGGGAAAAGAAATTGGTAATATTTACCGGGATACCGGACGACGCTATATTTTAGTCTTTTCTGTCATGACAGCGGCGATCGCCGTCGTACCGTTACCATTTGCTACCTTACCAGTACTGACAGCCTTACAAGTATCAATGGTAGGTTTACTAGGCAAATTATACGGACAAACCTTAAGCCCATCACAAGCCGGGGGAATTGTCAGTACAATTGCCAGTGGTTTTTTAGCGCGGGCAATTGGTCGTGAGTTAATCAAATTTATACCAGGTTTTGGCAGCGTCATAGCTGCTTCTTGGGCAGCTGCGTACACTTGGGCGTTAGGTGAAGGCGCTTGCGTTTACTTTGGTGATTTGATGGGGGGCAAAAAACCCGATCCACAAAAAATCCAGTCAGTTATGCAACAAGCATTTCAGGAAGCAAAAGATCGATTTAAGGCAAAGTAA
- a CDS encoding caspase family protein, which yields MKKWDKNKTNFERNLAVIIGIDRYDSSGIHDLSTAVNDARAIADLLQENYGYKEENIICLFSPRPDNGTLKDLKQPYREATLDELNTLLEETLPHKLKPTEGDRLLFYFAGHGIPQESKDGPAGYLIPQTAELGNLKTYLSMRKLHDALSQLECHHLLVVLDCCFGGMFRWASSRKLISVLETVRREHYDRFIRYPAWQVITSSAHDQEALDLSIDRRKSNESLSHSPFAQALIEGLQNNKADVIPDGVITAHELYLYLRDRVSQLSREQQTPGLYPMRLEYDKGEYIFTRPGFKRDDLTQAPPLNEENNPYRGLKAFEERHSRFFFGRKALAESLSHRLFKSHRPLTVVLGASGSGKSSLVKAGLLPYLREEQKKESQAQSWYILDPMRPGKSPFTELARAVLPIANSNLIAQLAQISFLDKTFADILNLNSEHKQKVTSPNPTQSDSQERLSSHETFDETKLAGCWNNATPEAKLLLVVDYFEQLKRFCHQSQEQKQLSDLYHAIEQTLNPLTKALQHEPQSFTDLMSAWSQNHPNTKLLLVIDQFEELITMNQEERGRVEQSDSQEEDEQKEWQKFLSLLRIALAKYRRQLHIVLTLRSDFEPRFLNSVLKSHWKSARFPVRAMNSDELRDAIEGPALKQALYFEPPELVGKLIDEVGQMPGALPLLSFTLSEVYIKLYERWTKDKSTDRACKTPDKLIRICSIALMPKSTANFPNKLQ from the coding sequence ATGAAGAAGTGGGATAAAAATAAAACAAATTTTGAGCGTAATTTAGCAGTCATCATTGGTATCGATCGCTATGACAGTTCAGGAATTCACGATCTCTCAACAGCAGTCAATGATGCTAGGGCGATCGCTGACTTGTTGCAAGAAAACTATGGCTATAAGGAAGAGAACATTATCTGTCTGTTCTCACCTCGTCCTGACAATGGCACTCTAAAGGATCTGAAACAGCCTTACCGTGAAGCAACTCTAGACGAACTCAACACGCTACTTGAGGAAACCCTGCCTCACAAACTGAAGCCAACCGAGGGCGATCGCCTACTCTTCTACTTCGCTGGTCATGGCATTCCTCAAGAGAGCAAGGATGGACCGGCAGGTTACCTTATACCGCAAACAGCTGAACTGGGAAACCTGAAAACCTACTTATCTATGCGGAAGTTGCATGATGCTCTGAGTCAACTTGAGTGTCATCACTTGCTAGTAGTTTTAGATTGCTGTTTTGGAGGAATGTTTCGTTGGGCAAGTAGCCGAAAACTTATTTCTGTTCTGGAAACCGTTCGCCGAGAACACTACGATCGCTTCATTCGTTATCCAGCATGGCAAGTTATCACCTCTTCTGCTCACGATCAGGAAGCTTTAGACCTATCAATCGATCGTCGCAAAAGCAACGAGAGCTTATCTCACTCTCCTTTTGCTCAAGCGCTGATTGAGGGATTACAGAACAACAAAGCTGATGTTATACCCGATGGTGTAATCACTGCCCATGAACTCTATCTTTATTTGCGCGATCGCGTTAGTCAGTTATCTCGCGAACAGCAAACACCAGGTCTTTATCCCATGAGGTTGGAGTATGACAAAGGCGAATACATTTTCACCCGACCGGGTTTTAAGCGAGATGACTTAACACAAGCACCTCCATTGAATGAAGAAAATAATCCCTATCGCGGACTCAAAGCGTTTGAAGAAAGGCATTCACGCTTTTTCTTTGGAAGAAAGGCATTGGCAGAATCGCTATCCCATCGACTTTTCAAATCACATCGTCCGCTTACGGTTGTTTTAGGTGCGTCGGGTTCTGGCAAATCAAGTCTAGTTAAAGCAGGATTACTGCCTTATCTTCGGGAAGAGCAGAAAAAGGAGTCGCAAGCGCAAAGTTGGTACATTCTCGATCCCATGCGTCCCGGCAAATCGCCCTTTACGGAGTTAGCTAGAGCGGTTCTACCCATCGCCAACAGCAATTTGATTGCTCAATTAGCTCAAATCAGCTTTTTGGATAAAACATTTGCTGATATTCTTAACCTCAATTCAGAGCACAAGCAAAAAGTTACTAGCCCAAACCCTACTCAATCCGATAGTCAAGAACGACTATCAAGTCATGAAACCTTTGATGAAACGAAACTGGCTGGATGTTGGAATAATGCTACACCTGAAGCTAAATTGTTGCTAGTAGTTGATTACTTCGAGCAGTTAAAGCGATTTTGTCATCAATCCCAAGAGCAAAAACAACTTTCCGATCTCTATCATGCAATTGAGCAAACTCTCAACCCACTTACCAAAGCTCTTCAGCATGAGCCTCAGTCCTTTACGGATTTGATGTCAGCATGGAGTCAAAATCATCCAAATACTAAGCTCCTCCTCGTCATTGACCAGTTTGAAGAACTTATTACCATGAACCAAGAGGAGAGGGGACGTGTAGAACAGAGTGATTCGCAGGAAGAGGATGAGCAGAAGGAGTGGCAAAAGTTTTTATCGCTTTTGAGGATTGCTTTGGCAAAATATCGTCGGCAACTGCATATTGTGCTGACGTTACGTTCTGATTTTGAGCCTCGGTTCCTCAACTCAGTTCTGAAGTCTCACTGGAAGAGCGCTCGGTTTCCGGTACGGGCAATGAACTCAGATGAGTTACGGGATGCAATTGAGGGACCAGCTTTAAAACAAGCGTTGTACTTTGAGCCACCGGAGTTGGTAGGTAAGTTAATTGATGAAGTGGGGCAGATGCCGGGAGCATTGCCATTGCTCTCGTTTACCTTAAGTGAAGTCTATATTAAGCTCTATGAGCGGTGGACAAAAGATAAGAGTACAGATCGAGCTTGCAAAACCCCGGACAAACTTATAAGGATTTGTTCGATCGCATTAATGCCAAAATCAACAGCCAATTTCCCCAACAAACTCCAATAA
- a CDS encoding FitA-like ribbon-helix-helix domain-containing protein, producing the protein MTNITIYNIDDNIKNLLQERALKNSRSLEEEVKEILSQALCENQKPSANIVNMIEKRFAHLGDFEIEEIPREPMRSSPIFE; encoded by the coding sequence ATGACAAATATTACCATTTATAACATTGATGACAATATAAAGAATCTTCTACAAGAACGAGCTTTAAAAAATAGTCGTTCCCTAGAAGAAGAAGTAAAAGAAATTCTCAGTCAGGCTTTATGCGAAAATCAAAAACCATCTGCGAATATTGTAAATATGATAGAAAAACGCTTTGCTCATTTAGGAGATTTTGAAATAGAAGAAATTCCTAGAGAACCCATGCGTTCTTCACCTATTTTTGAATGA
- a CDS encoding DUF4384 domain-containing protein, producing the protein MQNPGQTYKDLFDRINAKINSQFPQQTPIIIGEANRIVFGDEFAETIYAVPVVKVEKDAATGEMRAKLGVGQVNGVAVGAEFAVYPRTITDLKNKENRVAIATIIQRGATESLCQLKSIDGKEFKVEDGDRAVLLTPSINLVRKVSLVYQEEATAVEVSEPEQLPPNKLLPEVFKHQENALEAIKKALPENGKGWVELAEEKVTEDDFEGVAYQVVVNNQGEYEICDRTGHPFQNIAPLKVSDRDAAATVVKRLVHLAKYHATAELDNKDKTSPLAGKLTLEWLGTSAIYQPGDDIPPKSQLKPFTDPSVPTVKVGEYVFLSIHNTSNQDLNVAVLDIASDWSVEQIYPGKNEGSLVTIEARRKEVVPIPAGSVGEDNVKVFAAVGSANFRWLELPSLGQELEPKGLTRSGNPLDDLLAVIDEDKPPTRKLSVAASPSREWTTKQIGLTVIAPNK; encoded by the coding sequence TTGCAAAACCCCGGACAAACTTATAAGGATTTGTTCGATCGCATTAATGCCAAAATCAACAGCCAATTTCCCCAACAAACTCCAATAATCATAGGTGAAGCCAACCGCATCGTTTTTGGAGATGAGTTTGCAGAAACTATTTATGCAGTCCCAGTTGTGAAGGTGGAAAAAGATGCAGCAACAGGCGAAATGCGAGCTAAGTTAGGGGTTGGACAGGTAAATGGTGTTGCGGTGGGAGCAGAATTTGCTGTCTATCCTCGTACCATAACGGATTTAAAAAATAAAGAGAATCGAGTGGCGATCGCTACAATTATTCAAAGAGGAGCAACTGAATCTCTGTGTCAGCTTAAATCAATTGATGGCAAAGAGTTTAAGGTTGAAGATGGAGATCGAGCGGTTTTATTAACTCCATCAATTAATCTTGTTCGTAAAGTTTCTCTAGTTTATCAAGAAGAAGCAACAGCAGTAGAGGTGAGCGAACCCGAGCAATTACCGCCTAACAAACTTTTACCGGAGGTCTTTAAACACCAAGAGAATGCTTTGGAGGCAATTAAAAAAGCTCTTCCTGAAAATGGTAAGGGCTGGGTGGAGTTAGCAGAAGAAAAAGTTACTGAGGATGATTTTGAGGGAGTTGCTTACCAAGTGGTTGTTAATAATCAGGGAGAATATGAAATATGCGATCGCACTGGACACCCATTTCAAAATATCGCTCCTCTAAAAGTAAGCGATCGTGATGCTGCTGCAACAGTGGTAAAACGATTAGTTCATCTAGCAAAATATCATGCGACAGCAGAGTTAGATAACAAAGATAAAACTTCACCCTTAGCAGGTAAGCTAACTCTTGAATGGCTGGGAACATCAGCTATATATCAACCTGGAGATGATATTCCACCAAAATCTCAGTTGAAACCGTTTACCGATCCGAGCGTTCCAACTGTCAAAGTAGGTGAATATGTATTCCTGTCAATTCACAACACTTCCAACCAAGATCTCAATGTTGCTGTCCTAGATATTGCGTCTGATTGGTCAGTTGAGCAAATTTACCCTGGTAAGAACGAAGGAAGTTTGGTGACAATTGAGGCGAGGAGAAAAGAAGTTGTGCCAATTCCAGCAGGTTCAGTTGGTGAAGACAATGTGAAAGTATTTGCTGCGGTGGGTTCGGCAAACTTTCGCTGGTTAGAACTGCCATCACTCGGTCAAGAACTTGAGCCTAAAGGATTAACTCGTTCTGGTAATCCACTAGATGATCTCCTCGCGGTAATTGATGAGGATAAGCCACCAACTAGAAAATTGTCTGTAGCTGCTTCTCCCAGCCGAGAGTGGACAACGAAACAGATCGGTCTAACAGTTATAGCGCCCAACAAGTAA
- a CDS encoding S-layer homology domain-containing protein: protein MNWFLRLFLPLVSLPTLCLLLLSDVPQETYAQNSAQAIFPDVKPNYWAQPFIQGLAEKKIVAGYPDGTFRPERAVNRDEFAAMIDKAFNRPPVREISSGAAYKDVPEGYWAAPAIEDAYEQGLMTGYPNGVFRPNQNVSKVDAIAALSKVVNPTSTTAQTTSSPVATAPATTQQARKTTRKFALLPLAMTSLMQPLLVAKANAANVASAQQVGTGEDPKTGDRTANSNRPDSYAVTNLYTDAGEIPQDKVDEVAKATRANLVVNYPERNVLNPRKTLSRGEMSALVYQAMVAQGRMEAVAVNTPAYQYIVRPENR from the coding sequence ATGAATTGGTTCCTTCGGTTATTTTTACCACTTGTATCTTTGCCAACTTTATGCTTACTCTTACTGTCTGATGTACCACAAGAAACTTACGCTCAAAATTCAGCACAAGCAATTTTTCCTGATGTAAAGCCCAATTATTGGGCGCAGCCATTTATTCAGGGGCTAGCAGAGAAAAAAATAGTGGCTGGGTATCCTGATGGCACATTTAGACCCGAACGAGCAGTTAACCGTGATGAGTTTGCTGCCATGATTGATAAAGCTTTTAATCGACCACCAGTTCGGGAAATATCTAGCGGTGCAGCTTATAAAGATGTTCCGGAAGGTTATTGGGCTGCTCCTGCTATCGAAGACGCTTACGAACAAGGATTGATGACGGGTTATCCTAATGGTGTTTTTCGTCCCAATCAAAATGTTTCCAAAGTTGATGCAATAGCCGCTTTATCAAAAGTGGTAAATCCAACTTCTACAACTGCACAAACAACGAGTTCACCAGTTGCTACCGCACCAGCAACGACTCAACAAGCAAGAAAAACAACGAGGAAGTTTGCACTTTTGCCGTTGGCGATGACTTCCTTAATGCAGCCATTATTAGTGGCAAAAGCTAATGCAGCTAATGTCGCTTCAGCACAACAGGTTGGTACGGGTGAAGATCCAAAAACAGGCGATCGCACGGCCAATTCTAACCGTCCTGACTCATATGCTGTTACAAATTTATACACGGATGCAGGTGAAATTCCTCAGGACAAAGTAGATGAGGTTGCAAAAGCAACAAGAGCAAATCTTGTTGTGAATTATCCAGAACGTAACGTTCTGAACCCCAGAAAAACCTTATCTCGTGGCGAGATGAGTGCCTTAGTTTACCAAGCAATGGTAGCGCAGGGAAGAATGGAGGCAGTGGCGGTTAATACACCTGCTTACCAGTATATTGTGCGTCCTGAAAATAGATAA